Proteins co-encoded in one Candidatus Poribacteria bacterium genomic window:
- a CDS encoding DUF4838 domain-containing protein, with protein MSTQKTLEFYPTRGSLRVSARQHWRIAVSDNATASEKYAAEEFQKWFNQATRLTLPLDTVHENTDTNNGWITIKGSSMLGDEDIEITVSDSQIQIKGGRPRGILYAVYQFLEELIGVRFLTADHTYIPDASTRQIPYGSYIYSPPFSFRWSYYRENSEDPTFAAKRKVNTVTDAENLGGKTQQQLINHSFHALVPYSTYGESHPEYYALVDGKRDMNTHGGGPQLCVTNPEVIEVAAASAIQQLTDRPEATNISVSQADTAAYCRCEACETLNEAEDSPMGSQLTFVNAVAERIEKAHPHVKVGTLAYWYTRKPPQTIKPRHNVQIQLCSIECCTLHAIDNPDCEQNRAFCQDTNEWGKICDDIWIWNYNTNFRSYDLPFPNLRSIAPNVRYFLRNNAKGVFMQANGNGLSGEFSDLRNYLISHLIWDPHLDADALLNEFVNLHYEAAAPAILEYITFLHDNVETRGLHPRCFPTPEDVGLDAESAQAVFDYFQQALALADKPEIRARVEKAAIPAYKAMLVAGGEMPSEERLTLIDEYIALCERYNMSHAAETQAAEAYFEELRSQ; from the coding sequence ATGTCAACCCAGAAAACACTCGAATTTTACCCGACTCGCGGCAGTTTAAGGGTCTCAGCAAGACAACATTGGCGCATTGCTGTCTCTGATAACGCTACTGCCTCTGAAAAATACGCCGCTGAAGAATTTCAAAAATGGTTTAACCAAGCAACCCGATTAACATTACCGCTGGATACCGTCCATGAGAATACCGACACCAATAACGGGTGGATTACAATCAAAGGGTCATCTATGCTCGGTGATGAAGACATCGAAATCACGGTTAGTGATAGCCAGATTCAGATCAAGGGCGGCAGACCGCGCGGTATCCTTTACGCGGTGTATCAGTTTCTTGAAGAATTGATCGGTGTCCGGTTCTTAACCGCCGATCACACCTATATCCCAGATGCATCTACCCGGCAAATACCGTATGGCAGTTATATCTACTCCCCACCGTTTTCGTTCCGTTGGAGTTATTACCGAGAGAATTCAGAGGATCCGACATTCGCGGCGAAACGGAAAGTCAACACCGTCACGGATGCTGAAAATCTCGGTGGAAAAACACAACAGCAGCTGATTAACCACTCATTTCATGCGTTGGTACCTTATAGCACTTATGGTGAGAGCCATCCGGAATATTATGCACTCGTGGACGGAAAACGGGATATGAATACCCACGGTGGCGGTCCGCAGCTATGTGTGACGAATCCCGAAGTTATTGAGGTTGCTGCGGCATCCGCAATTCAGCAACTCACAGATCGACCAGAAGCCACCAATATCAGCGTGAGTCAAGCGGATACGGCGGCATACTGTCGCTGTGAAGCGTGCGAAACCCTTAACGAAGCGGAGGATTCACCGATGGGGTCGCAGCTGACTTTCGTTAATGCTGTCGCGGAACGCATCGAGAAAGCACACCCGCACGTCAAAGTCGGCACGCTGGCGTATTGGTATACTCGCAAACCACCCCAGACGATAAAGCCGCGGCACAATGTGCAAATTCAACTCTGTAGTATTGAATGTTGTACCCTGCATGCTATTGATAACCCGGATTGTGAGCAGAACCGAGCCTTTTGCCAAGATACCAACGAATGGGGAAAAATCTGCGACGACATCTGGATTTGGAATTATAATACCAATTTCCGTTCCTATGATCTGCCTTTCCCAAATCTGCGGAGTATTGCTCCGAATGTCCGCTACTTCTTACGCAATAACGCCAAAGGCGTGTTTATGCAAGCGAACGGCAACGGGTTATCAGGCGAATTTTCCGATCTACGGAATTACCTCATCTCTCACCTTATCTGGGATCCGCACCTTGATGCTGATGCCCTTTTAAACGAATTTGTAAACCTCCACTACGAAGCCGCGGCACCAGCAATTCTCGAATATATTACTTTCCTCCACGATAACGTAGAGACGCGGGGACTCCATCCGAGGTGTTTCCCAACCCCCGAAGATGTTGGCTTAGATGCGGAGAGTGCACAAGCAGTTTTCGACTATTTCCAGCAGGCGTTAGCACTTGCCGATAAACCTGAAATTCGGGCGCGTGTCGAAAAAGCCGCTATCCCTGCCTACAAAGCGATGCTCGTAGCAGGCGGCGAAATGCCATCCGAAGAGCGTCTCACATTGATTGATGAATACATCGCGCTGTGTGAACGCTATAACATGTCACATGCCGCAGAAACGCAAGCAGCAGAAGCATATTTTGAGGAACTCCGCAGCCAATAA
- a CDS encoding MFS transporter: MEDKRTELGTFARLSGMMFLQFAIWGAWAVLIAGHMQNLGFSGKQISYVFGTTAIGSIISPIVAGWIADRLMPAQVFAAISHLLGGICLFVAWKQTSFPMMWSMIFLHAVLYMPTIALTNAIAFHHMGQSDKFGNIRVFGTLGWIAINWILSLYLRFWEGQETTLPHVGDCLLFGAVLSFIMGAYCLTLPNTPPSKEAKNPYAFLEAFSLVANRNFAVLLIISFVVAIELPFYYNLTYLFLTEAEHGVELAGSSANLAMSLGQVAEVLLMLLLFPCLRRFGMRFTIFLGILAWPVRYAIFAIGEPVWLVVGAQTLHGICYSFFFVGGMIAVERLSAQDIRASSQALLLFVTNGFGMLVGHIVSGRVHDYFAYPEGGHAWAKIFMVPIVITVLAAIAFIVLFNEQKYQADAQAVEQATADTS; the protein is encoded by the coding sequence ATGGAAGATAAACGAACAGAATTGGGAACCTTCGCGCGATTATCTGGGATGATGTTTCTACAGTTCGCCATCTGGGGCGCGTGGGCAGTCCTTATCGCTGGGCACATGCAAAACCTCGGATTCAGCGGCAAGCAGATTAGCTACGTCTTTGGCACGACGGCTATCGGTTCGATAATTTCTCCAATCGTTGCAGGATGGATTGCGGATCGTCTAATGCCAGCACAGGTGTTTGCAGCGATCTCTCATCTACTCGGTGGTATCTGCCTCTTCGTCGCATGGAAGCAGACCTCCTTCCCAATGATGTGGAGTATGATTTTCCTGCACGCCGTCCTCTATATGCCGACAATCGCACTGACCAACGCCATTGCTTTTCACCACATGGGACAGTCAGACAAATTCGGAAATATCCGGGTCTTCGGAACGCTCGGTTGGATTGCGATTAACTGGATCCTGAGCCTATACCTCCGGTTCTGGGAAGGGCAAGAAACAACGCTGCCACACGTTGGCGACTGTCTCCTCTTCGGTGCCGTACTTTCCTTCATCATGGGTGCCTATTGCTTGACACTCCCCAACACACCGCCGAGTAAGGAGGCAAAGAATCCGTACGCTTTTCTTGAAGCCTTCTCCCTTGTCGCAAATCGAAATTTCGCCGTGCTTCTAATTATTTCTTTCGTTGTTGCGATTGAACTCCCTTTCTATTATAACTTGACCTACCTCTTCCTGACCGAAGCAGAACATGGCGTTGAGCTTGCTGGAAGTAGTGCTAACTTGGCAATGAGTCTCGGACAGGTCGCTGAGGTTTTGCTCATGCTGCTGCTCTTTCCGTGTCTGCGCCGGTTCGGCATGCGATTTACTATCTTTTTAGGTATCCTTGCGTGGCCCGTTCGGTATGCTATCTTCGCCATTGGTGAGCCGGTGTGGTTGGTTGTTGGTGCGCAAACATTGCACGGTATCTGCTATTCGTTCTTTTTCGTCGGCGGTATGATTGCTGTGGAACGATTGAGTGCGCAGGACATCCGCGCGAGTTCGCAAGCACTGCTCCTCTTTGTCACAAATGGGTTCGGCATGCTGGTCGGGCATATCGTCAGTGGACGGGTACATGATTACTTCGCTTATCCAGAAGGTGGACACGCTTGGGCAAAAATATTTATGGTTCCCATTGTCATAACAGTGCTCGCTGCGATCGCCTTCATTGTGTTGTTCAACGAACAGAAATATCAGGCAGATGCCCAAGCAGTGGAACAAGCCACTGCCGACACATCATAA
- a CDS encoding isochorismatase, with the protein MSASQLPLPQHFDVNQVDKVWRIPYQERQREGLAWADQYSISAASEDNFRTCLLLVDVQNTFCIPGFELFVGGRSGSGAVEDNVRLCQFIYHNLPHITKIACTLDTHTAMQIFHEVFWINDAGEHPLPLQTLITPEDIETGRWRVNPAVVGSLNLPNQVPESNPYAWLKAYGEHYVKTLTADGKYPLAIWPYHAMLGGIGHAVVSAVDEACFFHTIARKTQIHYEIKGQNPLTENYSVLRPEVLNDADGRPIAEKNSPFLQTLFEYDRVIIAGQAKSHCVAWTVSDLLTEIQQTDTELVKKIYLVDDLTSPVVVSGIVDYTEPADAAFTKASDAGMHIVQSTEPIAQWR; encoded by the coding sequence ACTCCCACTCCCGCAACACTTTGATGTTAATCAGGTAGACAAGGTCTGGCGAATCCCGTATCAAGAACGTCAACGTGAGGGACTCGCGTGGGCAGACCAGTATTCAATATCCGCAGCATCCGAAGACAATTTTCGGACCTGCCTACTCCTTGTCGATGTCCAAAATACATTCTGTATCCCCGGTTTTGAACTATTTGTTGGTGGTAGGTCAGGAAGTGGTGCTGTAGAAGACAATGTGCGTTTGTGTCAGTTCATCTATCACAATCTGCCGCATATCACCAAAATCGCTTGCACACTCGATACGCATACGGCGATGCAGATATTCCATGAAGTCTTCTGGATTAACGATGCCGGTGAGCATCCGTTACCACTGCAGACACTGATTACGCCAGAAGATATAGAGACAGGCAGATGGCGCGTCAATCCTGCTGTTGTTGGCAGTCTAAATTTACCGAATCAGGTTCCAGAATCGAATCCATACGCATGGCTCAAGGCGTACGGCGAACATTACGTCAAAACGCTTACTGCAGATGGCAAATATCCGCTGGCGATATGGCCCTACCATGCGATGCTCGGTGGGATCGGGCATGCCGTTGTCTCTGCTGTCGATGAAGCCTGCTTTTTCCATACCATCGCCCGTAAGACCCAGATCCATTACGAAATTAAAGGACAGAACCCGTTGACTGAAAACTATTCCGTCTTACGTCCGGAGGTACTTAACGATGCGGACGGTAGACCAATCGCAGAAAAAAATAGTCCATTCCTCCAAACACTTTTTGAATACGATCGAGTGATTATTGCGGGGCAAGCGAAAAGCCACTGTGTCGCCTGGACTGTCAGCGATCTGCTCACAGAAATTCAGCAGACCGATACAGAATTAGTCAAGAAAATCTACCTTGTTGATGATCTGACTTCACCGGTTGTCGTGTCAGGAATCGTAGACTATACAGAACCCGCAGACGCTGCGTTTACCAAGGCTTCGGACGCAGGGATGCACATAGTACAGTCAACAGAACCGATAGCCCAGTGGCGGTAA